A region of the Thamnophis elegans isolate rThaEle1 chromosome 1, rThaEle1.pri, whole genome shotgun sequence genome:
gtggcggactggagtgaacgtctcagtcgcctttggcccctcactcgttccaccttggacgcagcccacaaggctcataagaagcaggctgataggaaacgctctcagccttatgagtaccacgttggtgatttagtgtatttgtctacgaaattcttgcataccagtcaaaagtctaagaaattgggtcccaagtatgtttctctctgtctcctatggaagtaaaaataattttgcaatctCTAGGCCTAGGGTATCCCTGAATGAGTTTGTACTGTCTGAAAATGTCTTTTGTACCCTTAATCTTACAATGCtattttataaaaaaaggaaacctGAATACATAGCAGTATTGCAAAATTTTTGTGACAGTAACTTTAATTGTTGCTTCTTAAGCAAAATTCAATAAAAGCAACACGCTAACCAAGATAAACATATCAGCATCCTTAGGGTATTACAGAAACTGCCATTTCTATGAAACTCTAATTATTAATTATGCtaatatttaatttcaaaatccCTCTCCCATCATTAATTCTTTATCTATGGTTGCATCTGTATTTGAATAATGCCATTAAATATGTCCCAGCGCAAAGGATGTAATGAAATTTACAGCTATGGTTACACGtgtaatggaaaaataaaattttataaattaCTAAGCTAACAAACAAAaatctatcaatatattaaatCAACCCAGTGACAAATGAAAAATGCCCCTTGGGGTCATGATGAAGAACAGGAGGCTATTTACAAAGCAGCAGGATGGAAATGAAATCAGAAACCAAAGGTGTTTTCTCCACTGTAAGCCACGTACAAGAAGCCATCctcatccttctccttctcataAAGCTGTCCCATGGTTAAACTGTaagggggaaaaagcaagaaagccATCACGCACCAACAAAACTGGAATGTGCAAATCGAAAAACAGGGTGGGCGGGTGGATGAGCTTTGAAAGTATGAATTTGGATACCTTGTTAAACAAATCCATTAAATAAAAAGGCTTAACCTTTTTCCCACAATAAATATTGTCTTCTCTTGACCGTGTAGAGAAACCAGAGAGAGCAGAAATTTGACATAATTAGCTCTTTTGTACTTTGgtgcaaagtgaaaaaaaaaagggaagtaaCAGAAAAGAAAGTCCTGTATAGTGGATTAAATAGTGCAgtagaataaaaatggaaacttGATAACAGCTTCCTtaaattaacccctaaccctaatctGATTTTCAAGTACAAGGATTAGCAAGCGGTGTCTCAGCTCCCACAATCTTATGCCACTAACTATATTGGCTAGAGCTAATAGTTGAGTCTCCACTATAAGTACTTTGTACAGGGATAGGGACATCAAAACAACAGAACCAAGCATGATTAATTGTAGTGAAATATTAATAGAATTTAACATGAATGTCGTCTAGGAAACATTAGCCCTAGCCAATCGAGAGAAGAAGCCTGTTCTACTTTAGGAAGTGGCTACATCCACTACATCCAAGTGGATTTTATAGGACCACTCCACAATTTCCAGAAACGAAAGGATGACTTTTGTCCtattactacacacacacacacacacaacctcacACACAGAGACGCAACCTCACCTCGACTGGGGGACCGTCTTGTCTACAAAGAGGAATATGGCCTTCTCGGAGGGCAACTGGATCCGCTTCCTGATGATCCACATGAACTGAGCCACGGTTATGTCCGAGGGAACCAGGTACTTCCTCTTGTCGATGTCCACAATCTGGGATCCAGACACCTTTTCCACGATCACCTGCATCGAGACGGAAGAAATTGATCTCGGCCAGCAGCCCCTTCAGCGCTTCCTTCAGCCCCGTCACGGAAGCGCCCGGGAGGGGAGGAGACGAGCAACACGGGCGCGCCAGTCTTCCCAGGGACGACCCACCGGGGAAGGCTCCTGGCGCCTCCCGTTCCCTGGGAGAGAAGGGCCTGCCAGTCCTTGCGGAGCCCTCCGCCTCCCGGGAAGAGCCTGGCGGGCCGCTGGCGTGGGGCTGGCTCGGGGAGGAGCCTCCGGGAAATAACAAGGCCGCCGCCCGTCCTGGGCATGCCGGGGCCCCCTCGAGCGCCCCCCGGGCGGCCTCTGCCCTCGAGCGAAGCCCGCTTCCCGTTCCGCCGACTCACCGGGACGCGGTCGGGGTACTTGGCTCGGATCTTGGCGGACTCCACGCACCGATGCTCTGCGGAGAAGGCCAGGAGAGCCGCGTCAGGCGCCCGAGCCCGCCCCGCCTACCCGCCCGCCCCTCCCTCACGGCGCGGCCCGCTTACCCAGCGCGTGGTCCTCCTTGAACATCCACTTCATGGTCGGGCGAGGCGGCGGGCGGGCGAGGCGGCGAGCGGGGCgggcggcgggcgggcgggcgagtCGGGCCTGCGATCCTCCAGCAGCTCCTCGGCAGCCGCAGCAGCCCCTTTGCGCACgggtgggggggggcgggacTTCCGCCGACGTTCACTCGGGCGCGCCCTCCGCCGCGGCGATTGGCTGGCAGGGCGGCGCGTCCGTCGCCGTGGAGACGGCGGCATGGCCTGGCTGGAGGTGGCGGCGggcggcgggcggcggcggcgggcccGGCTGTGCTCCCTGTCGGCGCTGGGGTTGCTGCTGCTGGGCGCGCTCACCTACGTGCCGCCCCTGTTGGTGGCCTACCGGAGCCACGGTGGGTTCGGCGGAGGGGGCGCCCCGCGCGGGACTGCCGGGCACCCGCCCTCCGGTCTCACTCGCTCTCTTGTCCCCGGCAGGCTTCTGGCTCTCGCGGAGCAGCTACGCCGAGCAGCCCAACGTCCGCTTCCGGCACGAGGTGCTTCTGGCCGCGCTGACGGAGGGCGGCGGGCCGCTGGGCTGGAGCTCCTTCGCCGCCTGCAATCGCCTGCTGGGCGCCCGCCTGCGCATCCCGCTCGTCTCGGTACGGCGGGGAGCGCCTTCCTGCGCGGGGTCGGAGGCCGTCCGTGGTGGGCTTTGCTGAAGCTGCCTCTGCCCCGTCGAGGGAGGCGGGTTAAGAGTTTGGGTCTGCCCGTGTTTCTTCCTCTCTGTCTTCCAGGCTCGGGAGGAAGACTCCGACCAAGATGGAGCGATGGACCTGCTGCGTTTCCGGCTGGAGCTTCCGCTGCTCCCCTCTGAACGGGTGGTGGGGATTCAGCTCCTGCTGACTTTCTCCTACGAGTTGCACGTGAGCGCGCTCAAGTGTCCCCAGCGGCCCTTTAGGCAGGAGGACCCCGGCCGTCCTTTGAAGCAGAAGGGCGTTTCTGTCCCGTTAGGCCAGAGAGCTCGAGACGGGCAGAAAAACTGCTTTGCTGGCGAGGAACCTGTTGCACTTTTTAGTGCATCTAAATTAGCATTAAACATTAGCGAATCTACTTTTAGAAACATGTATTGATGTGTGGTATTGTTGATTATCAGAGGCTCTGGGTAACTAATGATCATTTCTCTCCTCCAAAGCAGAGTGATAAagcagagccagtttggt
Encoded here:
- the GABARAPL2 gene encoding gamma-aminobutyric acid receptor-associated protein-like 2, translating into MKWMFKEDHALEHRCVESAKIRAKYPDRVPVIVEKVSGSQIVDIDKRKYLVPSDITVAQFMWIIRKRIQLPSEKAIFLFVDKTVPQSSLTMGQLYEKEKDEDGFLYVAYSGENTFGF